From Deltaproteobacteria bacterium, one genomic window encodes:
- a CDS encoding acyl-CoA dehydrogenase family protein has protein sequence MDSSFFDRYFNDSHRQFRATCARFAKEEIAPHAYEWEEAETFDRELYRKAAKAGLLGAMLPEQYGGGGGDIFHSIVMTEELLRGGSTGVVVGLGSLGIGLPPILYLGTEEQKKRFIPPVLAGDKISALAITEPGTGSDVAGIQTKAERDGDHYVLNGAKIFITSGVRADYVSVLARTGPDPHGGLTFFLVEKGMPGFTVSRSLKKTGWRASDTGELSFDNVRVPVANRLGAEGTGFVQLMKNFQGERISLAVQAYALAEIAFDEAFSYARERKAFGKTLAGFQVTRHKLADMATRVFTAKSITYQCADRMQKGEYIVREVSMAKNFAAEIAQEVCYEAVQIFGGMGYMRETLVERISRDVRLIPIGGGTQEIMKEIIAKALGI, from the coding sequence ATGGACAGCAGTTTTTTTGACCGTTACTTCAACGATTCTCATCGCCAGTTCCGGGCCACCTGCGCCCGCTTTGCCAAGGAAGAGATCGCTCCCCACGCCTACGAGTGGGAAGAAGCGGAGACCTTCGACCGCGAGCTGTACCGTAAAGCCGCCAAGGCAGGTCTTCTGGGCGCGATGCTGCCGGAACAGTACGGTGGCGGGGGCGGCGATATTTTCCACAGCATCGTGATGACCGAGGAACTGCTTCGGGGTGGAAGCACCGGAGTCGTTGTGGGGCTGGGCTCCCTCGGCATCGGCCTGCCTCCCATCCTGTATCTGGGAACTGAGGAGCAGAAAAAGCGCTTCATCCCACCCGTGCTCGCCGGCGACAAGATATCCGCCCTGGCGATCACCGAGCCAGGTACTGGCAGCGACGTGGCCGGGATCCAGACGAAAGCTGAAAGAGACGGCGACCATTATGTCCTTAACGGCGCGAAGATATTCATCACCTCCGGCGTCCGGGCCGACTACGTATCTGTGCTGGCCCGGACGGGTCCCGATCCGCATGGTGGCCTTACCTTTTTCCTCGTCGAAAAGGGCATGCCTGGCTTCACCGTCTCGCGGTCCCTGAAGAAGACCGGCTGGCGGGCGTCAGATACCGGAGAGCTCTCATTCGACAATGTACGTGTTCCGGTGGCGAACCGCCTCGGCGCCGAAGGCACCGGTTTCGTCCAGCTCATGAAGAACTTCCAGGGCGAGCGGATCTCGCTCGCCGTGCAAGCCTATGCACTGGCCGAGATAGCCTTCGACGAGGCCTTTTCCTATGCGAGAGAACGCAAGGCGTTCGGCAAGACCCTCGCCGGTTTCCAGGTGACGCGCCACAAGCTGGCCGACATGGCGACCCGGGTATTTACTGCGAAATCCATCACCTACCAGTGCGCCGACAGGATGCAGAAGGGCGAATACATCGTTCGCGAGGTCTCCATGGCAAAGAACTTCGCCGCCGAGATAGCGCAGGAAGTCTGCTACGAGGCGGTCCAGATCTTCGGTGGCATGGGGTACATGCGCGAGACACTGGTGGAACGTATCTCCCGCGACGTACGCCTTATTCCCATTGGCGGCGGCACCCAGGAGATCATGAAGGAGATCATCGCCAAGGCGCTGGGGATATAG
- a CDS encoding tetratricopeptide repeat protein, producing MFVHPALDKFTKLARQEHPEPSLFELSLLLAEGLGCQFDPDSCRAGMDRLEKGLRERLGNTSEPLLQLRILARYLAGEEKFSGNRERYYETDNSFLPRVLETRQGIPISLSIISIELGRRMGLAIRGVGLPGHFVCSHEAAGRIFYFDPFHGWKTITRDECVNLVQRLFGPGFEVTDDCFRPWSNRLIIERSLRNLKGVYLSRGDLESALKAVEFILAAMPDQGNEIRDRGLLRARLGKYGLAYEDLLRYLELSPGAPDLPQIQRELVRVKRQMETVN from the coding sequence ATGTTCGTCCATCCCGCCCTCGACAAGTTCACGAAGCTGGCCCGGCAGGAACACCCGGAGCCATCGCTTTTCGAGCTGTCGCTGCTGCTGGCCGAAGGGCTCGGCTGCCAGTTCGATCCGGATAGTTGCCGGGCCGGAATGGACCGGCTGGAAAAAGGCCTCCGCGAACGGTTGGGCAATACGTCCGAGCCCCTGCTCCAGCTCCGCATACTCGCCCGGTATCTGGCTGGAGAGGAAAAGTTCAGCGGCAACCGCGAGCGCTACTACGAAACCGACAACAGCTTTCTCCCCCGTGTTCTGGAAACCCGGCAGGGCATTCCCATTTCGCTATCAATCATCTCGATCGAGCTCGGACGGCGTATGGGGCTAGCCATCAGGGGTGTGGGCCTGCCGGGACACTTCGTATGCAGCCATGAGGCGGCTGGCCGCATTTTCTATTTCGATCCGTTCCATGGATGGAAAACGATTACCCGCGACGAATGTGTAAATCTCGTCCAGCGGCTGTTCGGGCCCGGCTTCGAGGTGACGGACGACTGCTTCCGGCCGTGGAGCAATCGCCTCATCATCGAACGCTCGCTCCGTAACCTGAAAGGCGTGTACCTTTCACGGGGCGACCTGGAGTCGGCCCTGAAGGCGGTCGAGTTCATTCTCGCCGCGATGCCTGATCAGGGAAACGAAATTCGCGACCGGGGCCTGCTGCGCGCCCGGCTCGGCAAATATGGCCTCGCTTACGAAGACCTGCTCCGGTATCTGGAGCTTTCGCCCGGCGCCCCCGACCTGCCGCAGATCCAGCGGGAACTGGTCCGCGTGAAAAGGCAGATGGAGACGGTGAACTGA
- the ccrA gene encoding crotonyl-CoA carboxylase/reductase, protein METFDIGTVPSKIGELPKKMHAYVIRPERESEPKTAFQRELIDVPEIGANEVLVLVMAAGINYNNVWAALGKPISIIKARKDTFHIGGSDAAGIVWKVGSEVKLWKPGDEVVIHCNQSCGQCPACNGRDPMACEQQQIWGYETNWGSFAQFTKVQSQQLLPKPKHLTWTDAASYALTYCTAYRMLITRAKIQAGDWVLVWGAAGGLGIFAIQLCKLYGANAIGVVSSDAKGEMVKKLGAVGYINRKQFKFPQGIATTPEAKKDEITMMRAFGKAVREITGGQDVDVVFEHVGAETFSTSVFVAKKFGKIVICGATSGFELNFDVRYLWMRQKEILGSHFANAYECHRANQLIMEKKIVPVVDDVFDFDKIPHVHQLMYENKHQGKMVVLVGATDSKSGKQA, encoded by the coding sequence ATGGAAACCTTCGATATCGGAACCGTCCCCTCCAAGATCGGCGAACTGCCGAAGAAGATGCACGCCTATGTGATTCGCCCGGAGCGCGAGAGCGAACCCAAGACTGCCTTCCAGCGGGAGCTGATTGACGTGCCGGAAATCGGGGCCAACGAGGTGCTCGTCCTCGTGATGGCTGCCGGTATCAACTACAACAACGTGTGGGCGGCACTCGGAAAGCCCATTTCCATCATCAAGGCCCGCAAGGACACCTTCCACATCGGCGGTTCCGATGCCGCTGGAATCGTCTGGAAGGTCGGCTCCGAGGTGAAGCTCTGGAAGCCCGGCGATGAGGTGGTCATTCACTGCAACCAGTCCTGCGGCCAGTGCCCAGCCTGCAACGGCCGCGACCCGATGGCCTGCGAGCAGCAGCAGATCTGGGGATACGAGACGAACTGGGGCAGCTTCGCCCAGTTTACCAAGGTCCAGTCACAGCAGCTTCTCCCGAAGCCAAAACACCTTACCTGGACCGATGCGGCGAGTTACGCGCTGACCTACTGCACGGCCTACCGGATGCTCATTACCCGGGCAAAGATACAGGCCGGCGACTGGGTACTCGTGTGGGGGGCCGCCGGGGGCCTTGGTATTTTCGCCATACAGCTCTGCAAGCTCTACGGCGCGAACGCCATTGGCGTGGTGTCTAGCGATGCCAAGGGTGAGATGGTGAAGAAGCTGGGCGCCGTTGGTTACATCAACCGCAAGCAGTTCAAGTTCCCGCAGGGAATTGCCACGACGCCAGAAGCCAAGAAGGATGAGATCACGATGATGCGCGCCTTCGGCAAGGCCGTGCGCGAAATCACCGGCGGTCAGGACGTGGACGTGGTGTTCGAGCATGTGGGCGCTGAGACGTTCTCCACGTCGGTGTTCGTCGCCAAAAAGTTTGGCAAAATCGTGATTTGCGGCGCCACGAGCGGTTTCGAGCTGAACTTCGACGTTCGGTATCTCTGGATGCGCCAGAAGGAAATCCTGGGCTCACACTTCGCCAATGCCTATGAATGCCACCGGGCAAATCAGCTCATCATGGAAAAGAAAATTGTTCCGGTCGTGGACGATGTGTTCGACTTCGACAAGATTCCGCATGTCCATCAGCTTATGTACGAAAACAAGCATCAGGGTAAGATGGTGGTGCTGGTCGGCGCGACGGACAGCAAGAGCGGAAAGCAGGCATAA
- a CDS encoding class I SAM-dependent methyltransferase, whose protein sequence is MPLFSLQGAFDETSARQYDLVARRALEPLFDLTVKEITRLGGGSFAPGSIVDLGSGPGVLTHRLARQFPQAEVTGIEPSTPMLKRANATPAPGVRFIEGSAENIPLPDASADLLVSHNSIKHWRDRTKGLQEIARVLKPGGILWMCEIDRDARWPDAWRFIRQTGKPLMVLPFKLIVVRNGLSAPELARLLKDLPFESIQVAPADGLPMIRAMGRRA, encoded by the coding sequence ATGCCCCTCTTCTCCCTCCAAGGCGCGTTCGATGAAACATCGGCCCGGCAGTATGACCTCGTGGCCCGCAGGGCCCTGGAGCCGCTGTTCGACCTGACAGTGAAGGAGATCACCCGGCTGGGCGGCGGCAGTTTTGCCCCTGGATCGATCGTAGACCTCGGCTCCGGGCCGGGGGTGCTGACGCACAGGCTCGCCCGGCAGTTCCCCCAGGCGGAAGTCACGGGCATCGAACCCTCCACGCCCATGCTGAAGCGGGCCAACGCCACCCCCGCGCCGGGAGTGAGATTCATCGAGGGATCGGCGGAAAATATTCCGCTGCCGGATGCGAGCGCGGACCTCCTTGTCAGCCACAACTCGATCAAGCACTGGCGGGACCGCACGAAAGGACTGCAAGAGATCGCCCGGGTGCTGAAACCCGGCGGTATCCTGTGGATGTGCGAAATCGACCGGGACGCAAGGTGGCCTGACGCATGGCGTTTCATCCGGCAGACCGGCAAGCCACTGATGGTGCTCCCGTTCAAGCTGATCGTCGTCCGGAACGGCCTCAGCGCGCCGGAACTGGCCCGGCTCCTGAAAGACCTGCCCTTCGAATCGATCCAGGTGGCCCCGGCCGATGGGCTCCCCATGATCCGGGCGATGGGCCGCCGGGCCTGA
- a CDS encoding alpha/beta hydrolase: MKRARSCSILLAAMLLAALAAPRGVHAVPFEDALIYFPSRYPDGMWDLAGRRFPAGPWATSASDQWITTADGVKIHAWYARPESRQTGGATPAPDNPLTILYFHGNAGSIADRHGIMLSFVELGAAVLAVDYRGYGRSEGKPGEKGLYLDAEAAWNHLTGPLGVPAERIILFGKSLGGGPAVELATRVRPAGLFLQSTFTSIPDMARELLPFVPRFLIRTKMDSLAKIRNVRCPVLIIHGRRDEIVPFRMGQKLYESAPEPKRFVEIAHARHNDTVFSGPHYIRAVREFLGQVDSSQAPVAVD; encoded by the coding sequence ATGAAGCGCGCCCGGTCATGTAGCATCCTGCTGGCAGCCATGCTGCTGGCGGCTCTGGCCGCGCCCCGCGGAGTCCATGCCGTGCCGTTTGAAGATGCGCTGATTTACTTCCCGAGCCGTTACCCAGACGGAATGTGGGATCTTGCCGGGCGCAGGTTCCCGGCAGGCCCGTGGGCCACCTCCGCGTCAGACCAGTGGATCACCACCGCCGATGGAGTGAAAATCCATGCCTGGTACGCCCGTCCCGAATCGCGTCAAACCGGTGGGGCCACACCTGCGCCGGACAATCCGCTGACTATCCTCTATTTCCACGGAAACGCCGGAAGCATCGCCGACCGGCATGGCATCATGCTCAGTTTCGTGGAGCTGGGGGCTGCGGTGCTGGCCGTGGATTACCGGGGGTACGGCCGAAGCGAGGGCAAACCCGGCGAAAAGGGGCTTTATCTCGATGCCGAGGCAGCCTGGAACCATTTGACCGGCCCGCTTGGGGTTCCGGCCGAACGGATCATCCTGTTCGGCAAGAGTCTGGGTGGCGGTCCGGCGGTGGAACTCGCCACCAGAGTGCGGCCTGCGGGGCTGTTTCTCCAGTCCACATTCACGTCAATTCCAGACATGGCCAGGGAACTCCTGCCCTTCGTTCCCCGATTCCTGATCCGCACGAAGATGGATTCACTGGCGAAAATCCGGAACGTCAGATGCCCGGTGCTGATCATTCACGGACGGCGGGATGAAATCGTCCCGTTCCGCATGGGCCAGAAACTGTATGAGTCCGCCCCCGAGCCCAAGCGTTTCGTGGAAATTGCCCATGCCCGTCATAACGATACGGTCTTTTCGGGGCCGCACTACATCCGAGCCGTTCGGGAGTTTCTCGGCCAGGTTGACAGTTCGCAGGCTCCCGTGGCGGTGGACTGA